Below is a window of Caballeronia insecticola DNA.
CGAGCAGATCGGCGCCGCGCACGACGTGCGTGATGCCGGCGTCGGCATCGTCGACGACCACGGCGAGCTGGTACGCCCACAAGCCGTCCGCGCGCTTCAGCGCGAAGTCGCCGACCTCGGTCGCGAGATCCTGTGTCTGCGGCCCTTGCCAGCGATCGGTGAAGGAAAGGCGCGCGGCGTCGCCATCGGGCACGCGCAGCCGCCACGCGCGCGCGGGACGCCCGTTCAGACCGTGGCGGCACGTGCCCGGATAGGCGAGCGTCGCGTGGCGCGCATGCGCCTGCACGAGCGAATCCGCGATTTCGCGACGCGTGCAGCCGCACGGATAAACGAGACCCGTGGCCTGAAGCCGCTCGAACGCGGCCTGATACGCGTCGCCGCGCGCGCTTTGCCAGAGCGGCGGCGCGTCGGAATGCATGCCGAAATGCGCGAGCGTCGCGAGGATTTCATCGGCGGCGCCGGGGACGGTGCGCGGCGTATCGACATCCTCGATACGCACGATCCAACTGCCGCGATGCGCCCGCGCATCGAGAAAACTGGCCAGCGCGCTGACAAGCGACCCCGCGTGCAGCGGACCGGTAGGCGAGGGCGCGAAGCGGCCGCGATAGGTCATCGAATACGGTTAAGCGGCCCGGCCGACGGCGTCCGGATGGCAGGCGGGGCAGGTTTCGCCCGGCTTGTAGAACGGCGAGCGCTGATCGTCGACGGACACCACCGCGCGGCAGCCGAAGCATTGCGACGTCGCGGTCGGCTGCAGGTGCGGATCGAGCGCGGTGCGGTAATCGAACACGAAACACTCGCCGTTGTAATGCGCGCCGCCCACTTCCTCGAAGTACTTGAGAATGCCGCCTTCGAGCTGATAAACGTGCTCGATGCCGACTTCCTTCATGTGAATGGCCGCTTTTTCGCAGCGAATCCCGCCCGTACAAAACGACACGACAGTCTTGCCTTCCAAATCTGCGCGATTCTGCTCGATCACCTCGGGAAACTCGCTGAACTTCGTGATGCGGTAGTCGAGCGCGTTGTCGAATGTGCCGACGTCGACCTCGAACGCGTTGCGCGTGTCGAGCATCACGACGGGGCGGCCCTGATCGTCATGGCCGCGGTCGAGCCAGGCCTTCAGCGTGGGCGCATCGACGAACGGCGCACGGCCGAGTTCCGGCTTGATCGCGGGCTTTTTCATCGTGATGATTTCGCGCTTGAGCTTCACCAGCATGCGGCGGAACGGCTGCTTCTCGGAGAGGCTTTCCTTGAATTGCAGATCGGCGAAACGGCCGCCGTAGAGCGCGTCGCTGCGAATGTAGTCGATGAATTCGCGAACCTCCGGAATCGGCCCGGCGATGAACAGATTGATGCCCTCCGGCGCCAGCAGGATCGTGCCCTTCAGCCCGAGCGCGTTGCAGCGTTCGGTGACGAGCGGCCGCCAGGCGGCTCCGTCTTCGATGGTGACGAATTTGTAGGCGGAGAGATTCAGGATGCTCATGATCGGATGACGGAAAGACGGCGCGGCGTGCGCGAAATTCGAAAGCAAAACACGTATTATCCCGCAAATGGCCGGCGCGCCCCGCGGATTCTCCGCGCGCGTGGCGCCGGCCTTTGCGCACGCGCAAATTCGAAAGCTTTCAAGGCCTTATCCGTTCGGCCAACGCGGGCTCGCACGGCGTGTCCGCGCAGGCCCCGCATGTACAATGTCGCCATGTCAGATCCCCGCTTCGTTCATCTCCGCGTCCACTCCGAATTCTCGATCGCCGACGGCATCGTGCGGCTGGACGACGTCGTCAAGGCTGCCGCCAAAGACGGGCAGGGCGCGCTCGCGCTCACCGATCTCGGCAATGCATTCGGTCTCGTGCGGTTCTACAAGGAAGCGCGCGGCGCGGGCGTAAAGCCCATCGCCGGTTGCGATGTCTGGATCACCAATCCCGACGAT
It encodes the following:
- the gluQRS gene encoding tRNA glutamyl-Q(34) synthetase GluQRS, whose product is MTYRGRFAPSPTGPLHAGSLVSALASFLDARAHRGSWIVRIEDVDTPRTVPGAADEILATLAHFGMHSDAPPLWQSARGDAYQAAFERLQATGLVYPCGCTRREIADSLVQAHARHATLAYPGTCRHGLNGRPARAWRLRVPDGDAARLSFTDRWQGPQTQDLATEVGDFALKRADGLWAYQLAVVVDDADAGITHVVRGADLLDSTARQIYLQHCLGEPTPAYLHVPVVSNDAGEKLSKQTGAAPLDRHAPLDALAQAARHLGLDVSADSLDSLDTFYSTATAEWAKRFIGQ
- a CDS encoding sulfurtransferase, which produces MSILNLSAYKFVTIEDGAAWRPLVTERCNALGLKGTILLAPEGINLFIAGPIPEVREFIDYIRSDALYGGRFADLQFKESLSEKQPFRRMLVKLKREIITMKKPAIKPELGRAPFVDAPTLKAWLDRGHDDQGRPVVMLDTRNAFEVDVGTFDNALDYRITKFSEFPEVIEQNRADLEGKTVVSFCTGGIRCEKAAIHMKEVGIEHVYQLEGGILKYFEEVGGAHYNGECFVFDYRTALDPHLQPTATSQCFGCRAVVSVDDQRSPFYKPGETCPACHPDAVGRAA